The sequence ACTTGCACCACCGGGCCTGCGTTCAGGTACATGTCCAGCGGAGACAGATCGCCATGGACCGCCAGGGCAAGGTTCACGCCCGCCTCCCCCGGGCGAACAGCCAGAGCCCCATGAGGGCAAGCAGCACATGGATCGCCGCCAGGGCGGTCAGCGTCGCGTCTTTCACCGGCTTGCCAAGAGCGCCGAGGTAATCCCACTTGTGCAGGTAGGCGAAGGCCCAGCCCTCGGCACGGTCGGCATCCCGCACCCGCGAGGCCAGGGCACCGTCCAGCGGGTCGACGTAGAGGCTGGTGTGATGCGCATCGGCGTAGGTGGCCTTGAGCACCGGCAGGCGCTTGAAGACGAAGCCGTACTCGTGGTCGAACCGCGTCTGCAACTCGACGCCCAGCGGCTCGCCCAGTCCCAGTTGGCCGGCATGGTGGGCCAGGCGCTGATTGGCGTAACGACGCGCGGCATCATCACCCAGCGGCTGACCGTCCAGCGCGAGGTAGCGCACCTCGAAGAGACTCTGCAAGCGCCACGCCGCATGCCCGTCGAGACTCACCAGGCCCAGGCGCACTGCCACTTCGCCCGGTTGCAGCCAGTTCGCCGCAGGGGCCGCGTCCAGAATCCCCACCGGAATCCGCGGCGAGTAGGCCTGTGGCCAGGGTTCGGCGCCGACCTTGTGCAGCAGGTGCCAGGCACCGCTGCTGGCGAAACTCAAGCTGGCCAGGGCGATTCCCAGGCCAACCCAGCCATGGACTCGGCGCAACCGGGTGCGAGCACGAGGCCGGGCGAAGAACAGGCCGACACCGAGCACCACGGTGGCCACTACCGAGGCCAGGATCAGCAGCATCACCAGCGGCCGCAGCCAGCCTGCCGACTTCAGCCAGGCAAAGGTGTGCAACTGCTGGAACAGCACGCTGAACCAGGCCTTGCGCTCGTCCACCAGGGTGCCGAGGCGGTCCTGCTGGAGGTCCAGGTAGACGCGCAGGCCGTCATCCCGCGAGGTGTCCACCCGCGCCGCCGGCAGCAGGCGATTGATGAAGGCGTACTCACCGTTGAAGGACGACAGGCTGCCACCGTAGGCCAGCCCTTCGGCACTGCCCAGGTAGTGGGCGGCGAGACGCGTGGCATGGCGCGCCACCAGGTCTACCGGCACCCCGCTGCGCGCATCCCAGTATCGGGGCTCCGCCGCTCCGGGCAGGCGCGCCTGATAGTAGGGCTGGCCGTCCAGCACCAGCAGGCGCAACCCCTCCACCTCGGCGATGCCCGCCACCGCAAGCAGCGGCCCGGGCGCCTTCAGACCATCCAGCAGCAGCGGCGCCTGTGGCGGCATCATCTGTGCCGGCCGGGGCTGCAACGCACTCATCAATGGATGCAACATGCCGGTGGCGGCCCAGCAGAACACGCCGACGCAGGCCAACAGCGCCAGCCGCCGGTGCCACGGCATGAGCCGCAGCACGCGCTGGCGCAGGGTCGGGCGCTGGGTGGCGAGGCGTCCCAGCGCCGCGGTCACATCCGCCACTCCAGGCCGACATAGACGCTTCGGCCATCGCCCGGCAGGAACTGGGCGCTGTCCTGGCCACCGGCATCGGCGATCACACCGGTGGTGGCGACGTAGGTCTTGTCGGAAAGGTTGCGCCCCTCGATGAAGAAGCCAAACCCATCCGCCGGCCGATAGCCACCCTTCAGTCCCCAGATGGCATAGCCATCGGCGTACAGGGTTTCCGCCTGGTCGACGTTGTAGTGGCTGGGCACCCACTCGAAGGTCGGGCCGGCATACCAGCCCTCGCGCAGCCACATTGCCTCGCCCTTGATGAACTGGCGCGGCAGGCCGGCCAGGCGGTTGTTGCCGTAGACGTCGTCGTTGTCGAAGCGGAAGTCGTTGAACAGGTACTGCCCGCGCAGCACGACCTGGCCGACGGTCCAGGCGCCGCCCAGCTCGATACCCTGATGGATGGTGCGGTCGGCGTTGATGGTGCCGAGTGGCTGACCGTCGCCATCGTTCAGGGCCAGCAGTTCGTCGCGGATTTCGCTGCGGTAGACCGCCAGGTCCAGGGCCAGGTCGTCACGCTGCCAGCGCATCCCGGCTTCCAGGGTGTTGGCCTTTTGCGCGTCGTTGGCCGTGATGATCTGGCCGCCGGTCAGCTCGCTGAAGGTCGGTGGCTCGAAGCTCTGGCTGAGGTTGGTGAACAGCTGGATCTCTTCGCTCAGGTCATGGCGCAGGCCGATACGGGCAATGCGGCCGATGTAGGTCTTGTTGAAGGACTCGTCCTGGGGCAGGCAGAAGCCCGAGACGAAAGCGTTGCAGCGCAGGCGGTCATCCACGTCGCGCTCCTGGTGCAGCCAGGCCAGGCCGCCGATCAGCGCCCATTGCTCGGCCACGGGTACTTCCAGTTCGCCGAAGGCATTGAGGTTGCGCGCGGTCTGGTGCAGTTCGTTGACCTTGCGGCCCTTGTTCCCGCTCACGTTGATGTAGCGCGAGTCCCAGTTGCGCCCCTGGCTGGCTTCGACCCCGCCGGTCCAGCGCCAGCCCTCATCGTTGTGCCACTTGTGGGACACCCGCAGGCCGTAATCCTCGCTGTCGATGTCCAGCACCTGGAAGATCGGGTGGAACAGGCTCTTCTCGCTGTAGAAGCTGGCGAACTCCAGGCTATGGCCGTCGTCCAGTTCCAGGACGCTGATGTTGCCCAGGCGCGTCAGGTCGAAGTCGCGCTGCTGGTCGCCGGTGATACTGCTCTGAGATGCCTGCTTCGGATCACGGCGCATCTGCGCCTTCGTCAGGTTGCCGGGCAGGTCGGAGTCGGTGTCCACATGGGTCAGGTAGAAGCGCGTGGACAGCCGCTCGTTGATGCGCCCGCCGAGGTTGGCGAAGTAGCGCTGGTTGTCCTGCTCAGAATGGTCACGGTAGCCATCCTGGGAGTAACTGTTGACGCTGACGAAGCCGTCCCAGTCGCCGAAGTCCTGGGCACCGGCGCCATAGAAACGCTGGTAGCCGAAGCTGCCGCCCTCGGCGCGCAGGGTCAACGGTGGCGCTGTCTTGCCGGTGGGGCTGACGAAGTTGATGGCGCCACCCAGGGTGGCCGAACCGTAGCGCCAGGCGTTGGCCCCGCGCAGAACTTCGATGTGGTCGACAGCCAGGGGCTCGATGGTCTGGAAGTCGAAGCTGCCGTCGGCCAGGTTCACCGGCGCGCCGTCCTGCATCAGCAGCAGGCCACGGCCATGGAAGGTGCGTTGCAGGCCCGAGCCACGAATGGACAAACGCGCCTCCTCGGCACCGAAGCGCGGCTGCACGAAGACGCCGGGCGCCATCCCCAGGGCGTCCTGCAGGGTGCTGCTGCGGCCGGTCTTGTAGGTTTCGGCGTCCACCACCGTGGCGCCGC is a genomic window of Pseudomonas resinovorans NBRC 106553 containing:
- a CDS encoding PepSY domain-containing protein, encoding MTAALGRLATQRPTLRQRVLRLMPWHRRLALLACVGVFCWAATGMLHPLMSALQPRPAQMMPPQAPLLLDGLKAPGPLLAVAGIAEVEGLRLLVLDGQPYYQARLPGAAEPRYWDARSGVPVDLVARHATRLAAHYLGSAEGLAYGGSLSSFNGEYAFINRLLPAARVDTSRDDGLRVYLDLQQDRLGTLVDERKAWFSVLFQQLHTFAWLKSAGWLRPLVMLLILASVVATVVLGVGLFFARPRARTRLRRVHGWVGLGIALASLSFASSGAWHLLHKVGAEPWPQAYSPRIPVGILDAAPAANWLQPGEVAVRLGLVSLDGHAAWRLQSLFEVRYLALDGQPLGDDAARRYANQRLAHHAGQLGLGEPLGVELQTRFDHEYGFVFKRLPVLKATYADAHHTSLYVDPLDGALASRVRDADRAEGWAFAYLHKWDYLGALGKPVKDATLTALAAIHVLLALMGLWLFARGRRA
- a CDS encoding TonB-dependent receptor, with the translated sequence MHKTSVLSLLAIAVSLANLAHAESVELDNTLVKGEYRKDPTAPTIAEKKEDFSRIPGGATVVDAETYKTGRSSTLQDALGMAPGVFVQPRFGAEEARLSIRGSGLQRTFHGRGLLLMQDGAPVNLADGSFDFQTIEPLAVDHIEVLRGANAWRYGSATLGGAINFVSPTGKTAPPLTLRAEGGSFGYQRFYGAGAQDFGDWDGFVSVNSYSQDGYRDHSEQDNQRYFANLGGRINERLSTRFYLTHVDTDSDLPGNLTKAQMRRDPKQASQSSITGDQQRDFDLTRLGNISVLELDDGHSLEFASFYSEKSLFHPIFQVLDIDSEDYGLRVSHKWHNDEGWRWTGGVEASQGRNWDSRYINVSGNKGRKVNELHQTARNLNAFGELEVPVAEQWALIGGLAWLHQERDVDDRLRCNAFVSGFCLPQDESFNKTYIGRIARIGLRHDLSEEIQLFTNLSQSFEPPTFSELTGGQIITANDAQKANTLEAGMRWQRDDLALDLAVYRSEIRDELLALNDGDGQPLGTINADRTIHQGIELGGAWTVGQVVLRGQYLFNDFRFDNDDVYGNNRLAGLPRQFIKGEAMWLREGWYAGPTFEWVPSHYNVDQAETLYADGYAIWGLKGGYRPADGFGFFIEGRNLSDKTYVATTGVIADAGGQDSAQFLPGDGRSVYVGLEWRM